In the Desulfobotulus mexicanus genome, CCGCCCGTTACCAGTGCTTTTTTCTTTTCCATGTTTTCTCCGTAACTTTGAAACATATTTTATTTGTAATTATTCAGAACAGTTTTCCAGATACCATAACTTCCAGACAGATGCACAGGCTCCAGGCTATTTGCCCGTGACGCAATCTTATTCGGGAGCTTCTTGCCCTGTGCGGAAGCGGCAAAAACTCCCCGCCACAGGCAGGATAAGCTTTATGATTTCCATAGCAGGCTTGAACATGCTGCCTTTGTGGCGGCTCAGACAGTTTGCCGCTTCTTTCGCACAGGCCTGCGAAGCTCTGATCCGAAACGATTGCAATGTCACTTGCAAATAGCCTCGGAGCCTTGCAACAGTACGAAGCTGCTGCAATTACAGCATTGGTAGTTCGAAATAAATTGTGCTGAATAATTACATTTTTTCCATCAATTCCAGCTTTTGGATATAGGCGGTCTTGTCAACAAAGTAGCCGTTTTCACGGACAAGGGCCGGGTAATTGGCTTCGCCGTAGAGGATGCGTTTTTTCATGGTTTTTACCTGTCTGGAATAAGGTTTCTTTTCTTTCCGGGCAAGGCCTTGGGACAGCATCAGGTTAGATGAAAAAGAGCCTCACATCCATGGAAAGCATGATTCCTTGCCCCGGAACCATGGGGATGGTGCCGGGGCATGTTTATCGGATTATCTGCTTAGGATCAGAGTTTCCAGAGCTTGACCTCTCCATTATGATGGCCGGAAAGAGCATAATCTCCTAAAGGGCTGAGGGATACGGAGTTTACAGGATTATCACTTTCAAAACTATGCAGCAGCTTTTTACTTTGAATATCCCATACTTTTAATATTTTATCTGTGAAGGATAGAATAAGAATACCATTAAAAGCGATTTTGCTGCCATTACTTATGATGTTACCCAGCTCGTTTCCTGAGTCAATATCCCAGAGCCTGATGCTGCCGTCATTGCTTGAAGAAAGAACTCTTTTGCCATCCGGACTGAAGGTAACGGTTTGTACATATCCTCCATGGCCTGTGAAGCTTTTTATTTCCTTTCCCGAAGCCGTATCCCAGAGTTTGATACTATTGTCTTGGCTTCCCGAAAGAATGTTTTTTCCGTCCGGGCTGAAGGTAACAGAAAAAATGTATCCGCTATGCCCACTAAAATTGCTGACATTCTTACCTGATGCACTATCCCATAATTTTAAAGAGTTATCACTTCCTGACAGGATGCTTTTCCCATCAGGGCTAAAAGCAGCATCATTTACATCGCTTCCAATAGCAATGCTTTTTATTGCTTTCCCGGAAGCAAGATCCCAAAGCTTGATGGTATCATCCCAACTTCCTGACAGAATACTTTTTCCGTCCGGGCTGAAGGTTACGGAATAAATCTGCCCGCTATGTCCTGTGAAAGTTTTAGTATTGGCATTTGAGACCAAATCCCAGAGCATGAGTCTTTGATCCGCACTTCCCGAAAGAATGTTTTTTCCATCCGGGCTGAAGGCCACAGAATTTACACTATCGCTATGCCCAGTGAAGGTATGAACAAGACTTGCCTCAATTTTTTTGCGTTTATAGAGAAAAGGATGCCAGTGCCCGAAAAAATAGGGATTCCAGGCAAAGGGCATATCTGTTTTTCCCGGCAGCCCCAGAATTTTACAGGCAAGGCCGGTAAGACCCCGGATATCACTTTCTTCCATTTCCATGAGTTCTGCCATTTCACCGAGAAGGGCAGTGGCCGCATCATTAATGGGTCCGTCCAGACGGAGAAGAATTATCGCATCCAGCATGAAGGTTTTATCCAGTTCTGCTTCCCTGATGGCCCTGAAAAAATCCTTAAGGTCTGAGCTTTCCCACTGATGGGCCTGCTCAAAAATCCTTGTGGCGGCAGGGTCCATGCCAAGGCTTTTCTGAAGCAGGTGCAGAAGCCGGGCTTCGTTGTCCGTTACGCTTTTGTCTGCCATGGCCATGGCTGCCAGCATGGTGATGTAAATATTTTTCGTGTGTTCATCCAGACGACTTATGCAATGGGCAGGCATGGGCAGAAGGTCTGGTTTTAGCTGGTCAAGCTGCTGCAACAGCAATTGTACTGCGGCATTGTCCATGCCCTTTGCGGGTAGCTTGGCATCTCTTATGGCAGGTACATCGGAACTCATATACATACTCCTTATTTGTCGGAATTATTCAGAATTTAAAGGTTGTTGAACTCTTGTATCAACGCCCTGTACTCCGGGCCTCTGCGCAGTGTCAGACCGGGGAGTTTTTCCGGCAGGCCCTTGGTCGGAATGCTTTCTTTAAAAATACCTTGCAGGCTTTTGCCCCTGCGTTGCAACAGATCTTCCATATAAACAATTCTGCCATCGGGAAGGGTATCTTTCAGGGTGCTTTGCAGGGTTCTGGCCCTGCGGTGTATCATGTAGGGAATTTCCTCGGATTCCGCATCTGCCTGCAAAGGCAGAAAAAACCTTGCCATATCCCTGTCTTTTTTCCCCCGTTCCTTTTTGATTTCAAGCAGCATGTCCAGCAGGATTATACCTTCCCCCTCCAGCAGATCCATCTCCGAAGGTTCGGGCATTTTGATGCCCACAAGATCCCCCACATCTTTAAGTTCCCGGAAGAATCTCGCAGAAAGTTCCAGCAGGGTTTTCTTTTCATCCACCAGCATTTTATGTGCATCAATGGTGCGGGTTTTAAGCTCTTTAACATCTTCTGTAATGTCGCTTTCTTCCGAGATGGCAAGGATGCGGTTTAAGCGGTTGAGGCTTCTTTCCGTGTCCCGCCTGCGTTCATCGAGGTAACGGATGAAGTGGGCAAAGAGCACCTTGAAGTTTCTTGCAAAGAGAACTTCCGCAGGGCTTTGGTTCCAGCGATCAAAATGTGTGGTGATGGCTTCCTTTGGGTATCGCTTTTTTTTCTTGGAAGAGTAGGGAACCACATCCACAAAGGCAATGCCCCGGCTTTGTAGGGTTTTTCTGACCAGATCCACAATGGCCTGAATGTCTTCTTCCGGAACATAATCAGCCCTGGACACAACAAAGAGCTTTGGGGTTTCCGGCCTTAGGGTAGCGATGAAACGAAGATCGTTTTCCGGTATGGTTCCGGCCTTAGCGGAAACCACCCATACAATAAAGGATGCTCCGTTGAGCTGGCTGCGGGCAACTTTAGCATCTGTGCTTTCTTGGCTGGCGGTATCTTCTGCATTGGAATAGCCCGGAGTGTCCAGCAGGGCCAGGTTGTCCCAGGCAAATTCCGGCAGGGCAATGTGGGCGGATTTCAGCATGTGGCCCAGGGGCCTGCCGTATTCCTTTTCAAAATCATGGGTAAGAACCACAAAATCATCGGTGGAAAGATCCATGCTGTGGCCGAAAAGGTTTATGGCATGAACCTTTTCCTCTTCGCCCTGCATAAGATAGACCGGCACCGTTGTGGTTGGGTCTGTTTCTGCGGGCAAAAGGGCCTTTTTGTCTAAAAGGGCATTAATGAGGGTAGATTTTCCTGCGGAAAAGGCTCCGCCAAAACCCACGGTATTTTTGGTGGAAAGCTCAGGAAAACGGGCAAACTCCCGGAAGCGATCAAACTCTTTTCTGAAATTGAAATAAAGATGCACAAAATCCGGCGGGCTGTGATGCCGGGTTATTTTGAGCATTTCCTCATCCAGAGCTTTTTCCATGCTGCTCAGGCTGGCTGCCGTTTTCCCTTCGGTTTCAGGTCGGGTGATGGCATTGCAGACAAGTTCATAGCGTTTTTCAAGGGAAAGCTCATTCATGCTGCGGCCCTTTCAAGGCGGGACATGATTTCATGGAGGGTGGCCCTGTCCTGCATGATTGCCTTCTGCTTCGCTTTAAAAGCTTCTTCACTCTGCTGAAGATCACGGCTGAGGGCTTCAAAGGCGGATTTCATATTCTCCTGCTGCTCGTCCAGCCTTTTTTTAAAGTCCCTTTCCACTTTTTCCGTTAACTCTTCAAGGGCTTGAACCAGAGAAATGTTCAGTTTTTGGAGAACACCGGGGATGAGGTTGTGCAGTATCTGCTGCTTTGCTTCTTCTCTTTTGATGGCTAATTTTTCTTCACGGGAAGTTTTACCGAAAAGAAAAGTAACCAGCCCCACAAGAAGTGGAGCAATAATGTTTATGACTGGTAAAGATTTAACCAATAATAATAATGCCATAGACCCTTGAACACCCGTATGCAAGGAATCCAGGTTATGCCCTTCTTCCATCTCACCGAAGTTTGCTTTGAAGGAGCTTGGTATAGTTGAGGAGAGGGTGTCTCCAAGCTTTTTAATGTATTTTTTAAGCTTGGGATGAAATTCTGTTTCCATACCCTTTGTTGTGGCATTCCTTACAATCTGTCCCACAATGCCTTCCATGTCTCCGTTGTGAAGGCTGGCATCCGTCAGTCTTTCAAGACTGTTATGAAGATCTGCCTTTATCAGATCAAGAATCCGCCGGGCCGATGGCTCTATCTGATCATTAAGTTCTCTGGTTTGCCTTTTCATGTCTTTCTTGAAGGCATCCATCTCATTTCTCATATCTTCCTGCTTTAAAGAGATCTCTTCTGCGCTCAGATTTTCTTCATTCAAAAGGGTATTCAGATAATCATCCATCATTTGCAGCCTTTTACCAAAAAGCCTGTGGCAGTTGGTGTTGAAAATGGCTTCAGACTGATTTTCCAGTTGCTGAAGGCTTTCCAGAAAAGGGGCTATTTCTTTTTTTCGGGAAGAGATAGTGGCGACACGGAAAGGCGCATTTTTCATGATGCCCGCAATTTCAATGCGGATCTGCTCTTTTATGGCTGCGATGTCTTCCGGAAGGCTTTTCTCGGATTTGCTAATGAAAACAAAAACCGGAACGGAATAAAAATCCAGCTCCGTAAGGAGGAC is a window encoding:
- a CDS encoding PD40 domain-containing protein, which encodes MSSDVPAIRDAKLPAKGMDNAAVQLLLQQLDQLKPDLLPMPAHCISRLDEHTKNIYITMLAAMAMADKSVTDNEARLLHLLQKSLGMDPAATRIFEQAHQWESSDLKDFFRAIREAELDKTFMLDAIILLRLDGPINDAATALLGEMAELMEMEESDIRGLTGLACKILGLPGKTDMPFAWNPYFFGHWHPFLYKRKKIEASLVHTFTGHSDSVNSVAFSPDGKNILSGSADQRLMLWDLVSNANTKTFTGHSGQIYSVTFSPDGKSILSGSWDDTIKLWDLASGKAIKSIAIGSDVNDAAFSPDGKSILSGSDNSLKLWDSASGKNVSNFSGHSGYIFSVTFSPDGKNILSGSQDNSIKLWDTASGKEIKSFTGHGGYVQTVTFSPDGKRVLSSSNDGSIRLWDIDSGNELGNIISNGSKIAFNGILILSFTDKILKVWDIQSKKLLHSFESDNPVNSVSLSPLGDYALSGHHNGEVKLWKL
- a CDS encoding dynamin family protein produces the protein MNELSLEKRYELVCNAITRPETEGKTAASLSSMEKALDEEMLKITRHHSPPDFVHLYFNFRKEFDRFREFARFPELSTKNTVGFGGAFSAGKSTLINALLDKKALLPAETDPTTTVPVYLMQGEEEKVHAINLFGHSMDLSTDDFVVLTHDFEKEYGRPLGHMLKSAHIALPEFAWDNLALLDTPGYSNAEDTASQESTDAKVARSQLNGASFIVWVVSAKAGTIPENDLRFIATLRPETPKLFVVSRADYVPEEDIQAIVDLVRKTLQSRGIAFVDVVPYSSKKKKRYPKEAITTHFDRWNQSPAEVLFARNFKVLFAHFIRYLDERRRDTERSLNRLNRILAISEESDITEDVKELKTRTIDAHKMLVDEKKTLLELSARFFRELKDVGDLVGIKMPEPSEMDLLEGEGIILLDMLLEIKKERGKKDRDMARFFLPLQADAESEEIPYMIHRRARTLQSTLKDTLPDGRIVYMEDLLQRRGKSLQGIFKESIPTKGLPEKLPGLTLRRGPEYRALIQEFNNL
- a CDS encoding dynamin family protein, which produces MFTQQEWILSRLPEIKSIFEKYERPAEELDNLEKEVQNFKVRLPLIGPFSAGKSTLINTLLGQDLLAIEIDPTTALPAEIHYAEQKRFSLCLEDESLIDITESDLKAPQTEHLNKKPLYVKAELTSEKLKNFPHLCLVDMPGWDSGIKAHSTAIDNYISRSLAYAIVIPAGDGTLRDSIRVLLTELDFYSVPVFVFISKSEKSLPEDIAAIKEQIRIEIAGIMKNAPFRVATISSRKKEIAPFLESLQQLENQSEAIFNTNCHRLFGKRLQMMDDYLNTLLNEENLSAEEISLKQEDMRNEMDAFKKDMKRQTRELNDQIEPSARRILDLIKADLHNSLERLTDASLHNGDMEGIVGQIVRNATTKGMETEFHPKLKKYIKKLGDTLSSTIPSSFKANFGEMEEGHNLDSLHTGVQGSMALLLLVKSLPVINIIAPLLVGLVTFLFGKTSREEKLAIKREEAKQQILHNLIPGVLQKLNISLVQALEELTEKVERDFKKRLDEQQENMKSAFEALSRDLQQSEEAFKAKQKAIMQDRATLHEIMSRLERAAA